The Triticum aestivum cultivar Chinese Spring chromosome 7B, IWGSC CS RefSeq v2.1, whole genome shotgun sequence genome window below encodes:
- the LOC123161054 gene encoding aspartyl protease family protein At5g10770-like: MASSRRSSLYGLLVLALLCGGALAAPPTRYLSVSLDRVVGSQARAQCYDPSSFSGETSGNKFTIHPSCGAGEQAGRKRDILSHDRARMSTIRQRSYPSAMPPMYFPPLPPIIIPDHPGTYFPPSPAPGSAPADGMPPMLPAVAFPPMFFPPNPAPSEGMPPTPAVAFPPIYLPPALAPAEGPSVTIPDVPGTSGFNITEFVVVVGLGTPSQQSALMFDTGSDLSWVQCQPCTGHCYQQNDPLYDPTKSSTYDVETLTFSSSRKFSSFPFGCGTTNLGDFGSVDGLLGLGRGQLSLASQTASSFDGTFSYCLPSHNMTRPGFLSIGASPDTGKVQYTAMIKKPQYPSFYFVELVSIDIGGYVLPVPPSVFTSKGTLLDSGTTFTYIPAQAYTLLRDRFKFTMKGYKPAAPFQDLDTCYDFSGQSVIFQPGMSFKFSDGAVFDIDIFGVMIYPYVDHPAIGCFAFASSDPTDQFSIIGNTQQRSAEVIYNVVAEKIGFVPLSC; the protein is encoded by the exons ATGGCGTCGTCCCGACGGTCGTCGCTCTACGGCCTGCTGGTGCTGGCCCTCCTCTGCGGCGGCGCTCTGGCGGCTCCGCCGACGCGCTACCTCTCGGTCAGCCTCGACCGGGTGGTCGGCTCCCAGGCTCGAGCCCAGTGCTATGATCCCTCCTCGTTTTCAG GCGAGACTTCtggcaacaagttcaccatccatCCATCTTGCGGCGCGGGCGAGCAAGCGGGGCGCAAGCGCGACATCCTCAGCCACGACAGAGCCCGGATGAGCACCATCCGCCAAAGGTCTTACCCTTCGGCCATGCCTCCCATGTATTTCCCGCC CCTGCCTCCTATCATCATCCCGGACCACCCGGGCACCTACTTCCCGCCAAGCCCCGCGCCAGGTTCAGCACCAGCAGATGGCATGCCTCCGATGTTACCAGCCGTCGCCTTCCCTCCTATGTTCTTCCCGCCAAACCCCGCACCATCAGAGGGGATGCCTCCTACCCCAGCCGTCGCTTTCCCTCCGATATACTTGCCGCCGGCCCTTGCACCAGCGGAGGGGCCATCCGTCACCATCCCGGACGTGCCGGGGACCAGCGGCTTCAACATAACGGAGTTCGTCGTCGTCGTTGGCTTAGGCACGCCGTCTCAACAATCCGCTCTGATGTTCGACACCGGCAGCGACCTGTCCTGGGTCCAGTGCCAGCCGTGCACGGGCCACTGTTACCAGCAAAACGACCCGCTCTACGACCCGACCAAGTCCTCCACCTACGACGTC GAGACGCTGACGTTCTCCTCGTCGCGCAAGTTCTCCAGCTTCCCATTCGGATGCGGCACGACCAACCTGGGTGACTTTGGCAGCGTCGACGGGCTGCTTGGCCTTGGCCGTGGCCAGCTCTCGCTGGCCTCGCAGACGGCCTCCTCGTTCGACGGCACCTTCTCCTACTGCCTGCCTTCTCACAACATGACGAGGCCCGGGTTCCTCAGCATCGGCGCCTCCCCAGACACCGGCAAGGTCCAGTACACGGCGATGATCAAGAAGCCGCAGTACCCGTCCTTCTACTTCGTGGAGCTCGTGTCCATCGACATCGGTGGCTACGTCCTGCCGGTGCCGCCATCCGTGTTCACCAGCAAGGGCACCCTACTCGACTCCGGCACCACGTTCACGTACATCCCCGCGCAGGCCTACACCTTGCTCCGCGACCGGTTCAAGTTCACCATGAAGGGGTACAAGCCGGCGGCGCCCTTCCAAGACCTCGACACGTGCTATGACTTCTCTGGCCAAAGCGTGATCTTCCAACCAGGGATGTCCTTCAAGTTCAGTGATGGAGCCGTGTTCGATATCGACATCTTTGGGGTCATGATATACCCTTATGTAGACCACCCGGCCATCGGGTGCTTCGCGTTTGCGTCGAGTGATCCCACGGATCAGTTCTCCATCATCGGCAACACTCAGCAGCGTTCTGCTGAGGTGATCTACAACGTCGTAGCCGAGAAGATTGGTTTTGTTCCGCTGAGTTGCTGA